The proteins below come from a single Cylindrospermopsis raciborskii Cr2010 genomic window:
- a CDS encoding MFS transporter produces the protein MFPTEPTAINQGFSALVKNRNFMLLWIGQLISQLADKVLLILMIDLLEKKYLPPHLSSGTGRFYLYMAFTLPAIFFGSVGGVIVDRMPKKLIMIGSDVIRGVLTLSIAFLPRQLGILLALNFGISSVTQFFAPAEQATIPLMVKKENLMAANALFSSTMMGALIVGYALGSTILNEAEHIGIDFGKELLVGLLYLLSAAIMLPIQFREQRHTSVVNPVAEFLQGWQYLRTNRLVWNAMIQIVALYCVFASLLELSIRLANRLKLEQTDFSFFVAAAGVGMVLGAAIIGHFSQQLDRQPLPLIGFIFMALALGMFIFTYNLPWGLFLCVFLGLGASLVNVPMQTLIQQYTPPSMHGKVFGFQNHAVNIALSFPLLITTKLVNALGLSLFLFGMSLTVAIIGLWTWQNTRE, from the coding sequence ATGTTTCCCACGGAACCTACTGCAATTAATCAAGGCTTTAGTGCCCTGGTCAAAAACCGCAATTTTATGCTGCTGTGGATTGGTCAACTAATATCCCAGTTAGCTGATAAGGTATTATTAATACTAATGATTGATTTATTGGAGAAAAAATACTTACCTCCCCATTTATCATCGGGGACTGGAAGGTTTTATCTGTATATGGCATTTACCCTACCAGCAATATTCTTTGGTTCGGTTGGTGGTGTAATTGTTGACAGAATGCCCAAGAAGTTAATTATGATTGGTTCCGATGTCATTCGCGGTGTATTAACACTGAGTATAGCGTTCTTACCTCGACAGCTGGGGATTCTATTAGCACTGAATTTTGGTATTTCCTCGGTTACTCAATTTTTTGCCCCAGCGGAACAAGCTACCATACCTCTTATGGTCAAAAAAGAGAACTTGATGGCAGCTAATGCTCTATTTAGTAGTACCATGATGGGTGCACTAATAGTGGGTTACGCCTTAGGCTCTACTATTTTAAATGAGGCGGAACATATTGGTATTGATTTTGGTAAAGAACTACTGGTGGGTTTATTATACTTGCTATCTGCTGCTATTATGCTACCCATCCAGTTTCGAGAACAGCGTCACACTTCTGTAGTCAACCCGGTGGCAGAATTTTTACAGGGTTGGCAATATCTCAGGACAAACCGCTTGGTATGGAATGCTATGATTCAAATTGTAGCTCTATACTGCGTTTTTGCATCTTTACTGGAATTATCCATTAGACTAGCAAACAGACTAAAATTAGAACAAACAGATTTTAGCTTTTTCGTAGCTGCAGCTGGTGTAGGTATGGTTCTGGGCGCAGCAATAATTGGGCATTTTAGTCAACAGCTAGATCGTCAACCCTTACCCCTAATTGGGTTTATATTTATGGCATTGGCACTGGGAATGTTTATTTTCACCTATAACCTTCCCTGGGGTTTATTTCTATGTGTTTTCCTGGGTCTAGGAGCATCCCTGGTTAACGTGCCCATGCAAACCCTAATTCAACAATATACTCCCCCATCCATGCACGGGAAGGTATTTGGCTTTCAAAATCACGCCGTGAATATTGCCCTTTCCTTCCCCCTACTAATTACTACTAAACTGGTGAATGCTCTGGGTTTATCTTTATTTCTGTTTGGCATGAGTCTCACTGTGGCTATAATTGGCCTGTGGACCTGGCAAAATACTAGAGAATAA
- a CDS encoding CGLD27 family protein, which translates to MIRSSVDNCPVPIEQQPLHEYEELKNSWFFGESTLGSRGYLTRILWIWGWSWLIAGPVSASSFPVEKHIFHFILCGTAIASLVVVLVLIRLYLGWFYIKDRLYSATVLYEESGWYDGQIWHKPREIIDRDRLIVAYEIKPILGRLQMTFGVVAILYFTGILVWNLF; encoded by the coding sequence ATGATAAGATCTTCGGTTGATAATTGTCCAGTTCCCATTGAACAGCAACCGCTCCACGAGTACGAGGAATTAAAAAATTCCTGGTTTTTTGGGGAGAGTACCCTAGGTTCGCGTGGTTACCTGACCAGAATTTTATGGATTTGGGGTTGGTCTTGGTTGATAGCTGGTCCGGTTTCAGCTTCTAGTTTCCCTGTAGAAAAGCATATATTTCATTTTATCCTTTGTGGTACTGCTATTGCTAGTCTAGTGGTGGTTCTGGTACTAATCAGGTTGTATCTAGGTTGGTTCTATATAAAAGACCGCCTTTACAGTGCCACGGTCTTATATGAGGAATCTGGCTGGTATGATGGACAAATATGGCATAAGCCACGGGAAATTATTGATCGAGATCGTTTAATTGTGGCTTATGAAATTAAACCCATTTTGGGACGCTTACAGATGACCTTTGGCGTGGTGGCTATTTTATATTTCACTGGCATTTTGGTCTGGAACCTGTTCTAG
- a CDS encoding adenylosuccinate synthase, whose product MANVIVIGAQWGDEGKGKITDLLSRSADVVVRYQGGVNAGHTIVVNGQTFKLHLIPSGILYPDTECIIGCGTVIDPQVLIGELDKLEKLNISTDNLRISQTAHVTMPYHRLIDRASEEQRGSHKIGTTGRGIGPTYADKSERTGIRVLDLMDADGLREQLEWTINYKNAILEKLYNLPPLDPEQVFQEYLGYAKRLRPFVVDTSVRIYDAVQKRRNILFEGAQGTLLDLDHGTYPYVTSSNPVAGGACVGTGVGPTMIDRVIGVSKAYTTRVGEGPFPTELQGEIGDLLASRGAEFGTTTGRKRRCGWFDAVIGRYAVRINGMDCMAITKLDVLDELKEIKVCVAYEIDGQRCEHFPTSARQFSRCLPIYQTLPGWQVSTTECRRLEDLPKQALEYLRFLAELMEVPIAIVSLGASRDQTIIVEDPIHGPKRALLQPNGTPVAV is encoded by the coding sequence TTGGCTAACGTCATTGTCATAGGTGCTCAGTGGGGCGATGAAGGAAAAGGTAAAATAACCGACCTACTCAGCCGCTCTGCAGATGTGGTGGTACGTTACCAGGGGGGAGTTAATGCCGGTCATACAATAGTGGTGAACGGTCAAACATTTAAGTTGCACTTAATTCCCTCTGGTATATTGTATCCAGATACCGAGTGTATTATCGGCTGTGGGACAGTGATTGATCCACAGGTGTTAATAGGAGAACTCGACAAACTAGAAAAATTAAATATTTCCACGGACAATTTGCGCATATCCCAGACTGCTCACGTTACTATGCCCTATCATAGATTGATTGATCGGGCCTCGGAGGAGCAGAGGGGAAGTCATAAAATTGGCACCACCGGAAGAGGTATTGGTCCAACCTACGCGGATAAGTCAGAACGAACTGGGATCAGAGTTTTAGATCTGATGGATGCTGACGGGTTACGAGAACAGTTGGAATGGACAATAAACTATAAAAACGCAATTTTAGAGAAGTTGTATAATCTTCCTCCCCTGGATCCAGAACAGGTTTTTCAGGAGTATTTGGGTTATGCCAAAAGATTACGTCCTTTTGTGGTTGACACCTCGGTGAGAATATATGACGCAGTGCAAAAACGACGTAATATTCTGTTTGAAGGTGCTCAGGGCACTCTTCTGGATTTAGATCATGGAACCTATCCCTATGTTACCTCTTCCAATCCTGTAGCTGGAGGAGCTTGTGTGGGTACGGGTGTGGGACCAACAATGATAGATCGGGTAATTGGGGTCTCCAAGGCGTATACTACCAGAGTGGGTGAAGGACCATTCCCCACGGAACTCCAGGGGGAAATTGGTGATTTGTTAGCCAGTCGGGGCGCAGAATTTGGCACGACTACGGGAAGAAAACGTCGCTGTGGTTGGTTTGATGCAGTAATTGGACGTTATGCTGTCCGTATTAATGGCATGGATTGTATGGCTATTACCAAACTAGATGTTCTAGATGAGTTGAAGGAAATCAAGGTTTGTGTAGCTTATGAAATTGATGGTCAAAGGTGTGAACATTTCCCCACTAGTGCCCGTCAGTTCTCCCGTTGTCTTCCCATATATCAAACCTTACCTGGATGGCAAGTTTCTACTACAGAATGCCGTAGATTAGAGGATTTGCCTAAGCAGGCTTTGGAATATCTGAGATTCCTAGCGGAGTTGATGGAAGTTCCGATCGCGATTGTTTCCCTAGGAGCAAGTCGTGATCAGACTATAATTGTGGAGGATCCAATCCACGGCCCAAAACGGGCTTTATTGCAACCCAATGGTACACCAGTTGCAGTTTAG
- a CDS encoding ferrochelatase, translating into MVVTPEKLQHTHDHLPNHDSIAVLLMGYGEVESYEDFANYNEQALNLLTAKFAPVPTWIYPPLAKLLALFDRHEWGHTHHDFISPHNAIFEKQRAGIEHELQHKWGNKVQVFKAFNFCAPFLPGQVLAEIKNQGFEKILIYPLLVVDSIFTSGIAIEQVNNALAELSDGEQHWLKGTRYIPSFYNEPEYISLMARLVEEKVSSDLATNYLPSQIGIVLLNHGCPHKAKGFTSGIDESQILYELVREKLIHRYPLISVGWLNHDTPLIEWTQPNATQAAKNLIQLGAKVIIFMPIGFATENHETLLDVHHIIHDLEKQYSGLDYVQMPCVNDHPQFLKMAAGWANTQISELMKEAGQEVNLQLSTHHHHHH; encoded by the coding sequence GTGGTTGTAACACCAGAAAAACTACAACATACTCACGACCATCTACCAAACCATGACTCCATAGCGGTATTACTAATGGGTTATGGTGAAGTGGAGAGTTATGAGGATTTTGCTAATTATAATGAACAGGCTTTAAATCTGCTCACTGCCAAATTTGCACCCGTCCCCACTTGGATCTATCCTCCCCTAGCTAAACTTTTGGCATTATTTGACCGTCATGAATGGGGACATACCCATCATGATTTTATTTCTCCTCACAACGCTATTTTTGAAAAGCAGCGAGCAGGGATTGAACACGAATTACAACATAAGTGGGGTAATAAGGTTCAAGTTTTCAAAGCTTTTAACTTTTGCGCTCCCTTTTTGCCTGGACAAGTTTTAGCTGAGATTAAAAATCAAGGCTTTGAAAAAATCTTAATCTATCCCTTATTGGTAGTAGACTCTATTTTTACCAGTGGTATAGCCATTGAACAAGTTAATAACGCTTTAGCAGAATTATCGGATGGAGAACAACATTGGCTCAAGGGAACGCGTTATATTCCGTCATTTTACAATGAGCCAGAATATATAAGTTTAATGGCAAGACTAGTAGAGGAAAAAGTTAGTAGTGATTTGGCGACTAATTATTTACCTTCCCAAATTGGCATTGTACTGCTCAATCATGGTTGTCCACACAAAGCCAAAGGATTCACATCAGGAATTGATGAAAGTCAAATTCTCTATGAGTTAGTCAGGGAGAAATTAATTCACCGTTATCCCTTAATTTCTGTGGGTTGGTTAAACCACGACACACCTCTAATTGAATGGACTCAACCCAATGCTACTCAAGCTGCCAAAAATTTAATTCAATTGGGTGCTAAAGTGATCATATTTATGCCCATTGGTTTTGCCACAGAAAATCATGAAACTCTGTTGGATGTACACCATATAATTCATGATTTGGAGAAACAGTATTCTGGTCTAGACTATGTGCAAATGCCTTGTGTTAATGACCACCCACAATTCTTAAAAATGGCTGCCGGTTGGGCTAACACCCAGATTAGCGAGTTGATGAAGGAAGCAGGACAGGAAGTAAATCTTCAATTGTCCACCCATCATCACCATCACCACTAA
- a CDS encoding YdcF family protein, with translation MFLYLSKLLPLFFYPLGLASISLVIALITLWKRPKIAAGWIGISLAILIISGNGWVSKSLVASLEWQNIPLEKIPQAEAIVVLGGATKPAAWPRSTVDLNESGDRVIYAAQLYGQKKAPLIILSGGRIDWRGGGTPESADMATILISLGIPPEVIIEEPNSLNTYENAVNVKKILESRGIKKVLLVTSAMHTPRSLKIFQRQGVEVIPAPTDFIVSRSDLEELIATPKSTILNLFPSADNLNDFTNALKEYIGYLVYALRGWL, from the coding sequence ATGTTTTTATATCTTTCTAAACTACTACCGCTGTTTTTTTATCCTTTGGGGTTAGCTAGTATAAGTTTAGTTATTGCCCTGATCACCCTATGGAAACGTCCTAAAATTGCAGCGGGTTGGATTGGGATATCCTTAGCTATACTAATCATATCTGGTAATGGGTGGGTATCTAAAAGTTTGGTTGCATCCCTGGAATGGCAAAACATCCCCCTGGAAAAAATACCCCAAGCTGAAGCGATTGTGGTTCTGGGTGGTGCTACCAAACCAGCTGCTTGGCCTCGTTCCACAGTAGACTTGAACGAGTCCGGAGACAGGGTAATCTATGCTGCTCAACTCTATGGACAAAAAAAAGCACCTTTGATTATTTTAAGTGGTGGACGTATTGATTGGCGTGGTGGTGGAACACCAGAATCAGCGGATATGGCTACTATTCTCATATCTCTAGGTATTCCTCCAGAAGTAATTATTGAGGAACCAAATTCCTTGAATACTTACGAAAACGCCGTCAATGTCAAGAAAATCCTGGAAAGTCGGGGAATCAAAAAAGTGTTATTGGTAACCTCAGCCATGCACACACCCCGGTCTCTGAAAATTTTTCAACGTCAGGGTGTGGAAGTAATTCCCGCTCCCACGGATTTTATTGTCAGTCGGAGTGACCTAGAAGAACTAATTGCTACTCCTAAGTCCACCATATTAAATTTGTTCCCCAGTGCTGACAATTTAAATGATTTTACCAACGCTTTAAAAGAATATATTGGTTACTTAGTCTATGCTCTGCGTGGTTGGTTATAG
- the rplY gene encoding 50S ribosomal protein L25 has translation MALTVESQKRPEGIKPKALRRSGLIPANLYGHNGTESISLALEAKTVDRLLKQAAPNKTEIELSIPDLQWTGKTVLREVQVHPAKGTPYHLSFFAAKS, from the coding sequence ATGGCACTGACAGTAGAATCTCAAAAACGTCCAGAAGGCATTAAACCCAAAGCTTTACGCCGTTCTGGTTTAATCCCCGCCAATTTGTATGGACACAACGGTACTGAGTCAATTTCCTTGGCTCTGGAAGCTAAAACAGTTGACCGCTTGCTTAAACAAGCTGCACCTAATAAGACGGAAATTGAACTGAGTATTCCAGATCTTCAATGGACTGGTAAAACTGTTTTGAGGGAAGTTCAAGTTCACCCAGCGAAGGGAACTCCCTATCATTTGAGTTTTTTTGCAGCTAAGAGTTAA
- the rsfS gene encoding ribosome silencing factor has product MTDYFPSNLPLKSIPHSKKTVNTPMVETGDSSGKLAFTIAQAASERKAGEILLLKVTDVSYLSDYFLVMTGYSRVQVRAISSAIEEKVQTELQRRPLRTEGKGEGSWVLQDYGDVIVHIMMPKEREFYNLEAFWSHAEHIPLENPKDLEDDPNDKIFG; this is encoded by the coding sequence ATGACTGATTATTTCCCAAGCAATTTACCGTTAAAATCAATTCCACACAGCAAAAAGACAGTAAACACCCCAATGGTGGAAACTGGAGATAGCAGTGGAAAATTAGCCTTCACCATAGCACAAGCAGCATCAGAACGTAAAGCAGGCGAAATTTTACTGCTCAAAGTAACAGATGTCTCCTACCTGTCCGATTATTTTCTGGTGATGACTGGTTATTCCAGGGTCCAGGTTAGGGCCATCTCCTCTGCTATAGAAGAAAAGGTGCAAACGGAATTACAACGTCGTCCTTTGCGCACAGAAGGAAAAGGGGAAGGTAGTTGGGTGTTACAAGACTATGGGGATGTGATTGTTCACATTATGATGCCCAAGGAACGAGAATTTTATAATTTGGAAGCGTTCTGGAGTCATGCAGAGCATATTCCTTTAGAAAACCCTAAAGACCTTGAGGATGATCCAAATGATAAGATCTTCGGTTGA
- a CDS encoding bifunctional aminoglycoside phosphotransferase/ATP-binding protein produces the protein METTSIENLVDQMLHAEFYPHPVTQPIQVIQTHISWVVLTGNYVYKLKKSVNFGFLDYSTLDRRLHFCQEELRLNQRGASKLYLQVVPITWSGGKYHLGGKGEIVEYAVKMRQFPEDALFSQLLSQGKLNQLHLQELGRVLADYHTKCLTNDYISGFGQVGLVRSAIDENYIQTLKYIQKYSGGPQTQSRFEETKAYTDKFCQQYSELFASRIAHQRIRECHGDLHLANIALWNEEIILFDCIEFNETFRFVDVMYDVAFTVMDLETKGREDLANTFLNTYVEETGDWEGLQILPLYLTRQAYVRAKVNSFLLDDKAIGSETRAIASQTAEKYYQQAWKYTQPRQGELILMCGLSGSGKSTTGRYLAAKLGAVHLRSDAVRKHLAGISLRERGSNEIYTPEMTQKTYNRLLVWGITLANQGWSVILDAKYDRRYLRQQVIDQANKHQLPAKIVYCTAPLEVLEERILHRSNDITDATPELLASQVEQYEVFTEEELPYIMVVDTTQPLAQQISGKFR, from the coding sequence ATGGAAACTACAAGTATTGAAAATTTAGTTGATCAGATGTTACATGCGGAATTTTATCCTCACCCTGTAACCCAACCTATTCAAGTCATTCAAACTCATATCTCTTGGGTAGTTTTGACAGGCAATTATGTCTATAAGCTGAAGAAGTCTGTTAACTTTGGTTTTTTAGATTACTCAACTCTGGATAGGCGCTTACATTTTTGTCAGGAAGAATTACGCTTAAATCAACGTGGTGCCAGTAAGTTATATCTACAAGTTGTACCCATTACCTGGAGTGGTGGAAAATACCATTTGGGGGGAAAGGGTGAAATTGTGGAGTATGCGGTGAAAATGCGTCAATTTCCTGAAGATGCTTTATTTAGTCAGCTACTCTCCCAAGGTAAGTTAAATCAGCTCCATCTACAAGAACTAGGAAGGGTGCTGGCTGACTATCACACTAAATGTCTTACCAATGATTATATCAGTGGTTTTGGTCAAGTAGGGTTAGTGCGGTCAGCTATTGATGAGAATTATATTCAAACATTAAAATATATTCAAAAATATAGTGGTGGACCCCAAACTCAGTCCAGATTTGAAGAAACAAAAGCCTATACAGATAAGTTTTGTCAGCAGTATTCGGAATTATTTGCCAGCAGAATCGCCCACCAACGCATCCGTGAATGTCATGGAGATTTACACTTAGCAAATATTGCTCTGTGGAATGAAGAAATTATCCTTTTTGACTGTATTGAATTTAATGAGACCTTTCGCTTCGTGGATGTTATGTATGATGTGGCATTTACAGTCATGGATCTGGAGACAAAAGGTCGAGAAGATTTAGCAAATACCTTTTTAAATACTTATGTTGAGGAAACCGGAGACTGGGAGGGTTTACAAATACTACCTTTATATTTAACTCGTCAAGCTTATGTCAGAGCTAAAGTAAATTCATTTCTATTAGACGATAAAGCTATAGGGTCAGAAACTAGAGCGATCGCATCCCAAACAGCTGAAAAATATTATCAACAGGCGTGGAAATACACCCAACCCAGACAGGGAGAATTAATATTGATGTGTGGGTTATCTGGTTCTGGTAAAAGTACTACTGGGAGGTATTTAGCTGCTAAACTGGGGGCGGTTCATTTACGTTCTGACGCGGTGCGAAAACATCTGGCGGGTATTTCTCTTAGGGAGCGGGGTAGCAATGAAATATACACTCCAGAAATGACTCAAAAGACCTACAATCGGTTGTTAGTATGGGGAATTACACTGGCTAATCAAGGTTGGTCTGTGATTCTGGATGCTAAATATGATCGTAGGTATTTACGTCAACAGGTAATTGATCAAGCAAATAAACATCAACTACCTGCAAAAATTGTTTACTGTACTGCACCATTAGAGGTGTTAGAGGAACGTATACTACACCGTAGTAATGATATTACTGATGCTACTCCCGAATTATTAGCAAGTCAAGTTGAGCAATACGAAGTATTTACGGAGGAGGAACTACCATACATTATGGTAGTAGATACTACTCAACCTTTGGCTCAACAGATTAGTGGTAAATTTAGATAA
- a CDS encoding diacylglycerol/polyprenol kinase family protein has translation MFPLWLKIAIAAGWVFLIILIAWLVSRFTPSQPEIIRKIVHIGSGNVILLAWWFHIPAYVGISAAILAGLISVISYFVPILPGINSVGRQSLGTFFYAVSIGILVGYFWYLKKPEYAALGILIMTWGDGLAALIGQRFGKHKYYLFGANKSWEGSLTMTVVSYLVSVIILLATRGSSWQIWLVSALVSITATLLESVSFLGIDNLTVPIGSAILAYGLTSQ, from the coding sequence ATGTTTCCATTGTGGCTGAAAATTGCGATCGCTGCTGGTTGGGTCTTTTTGATCATATTAATTGCTTGGTTAGTCAGTCGGTTTACTCCTAGTCAACCGGAAATCATCCGTAAAATTGTGCATATTGGTAGTGGTAATGTAATTTTATTAGCTTGGTGGTTCCATATTCCTGCTTACGTGGGAATTAGTGCGGCAATTTTAGCTGGTCTAATTAGCGTCATATCATATTTTGTGCCAATTTTGCCTGGAATTAATAGTGTGGGGAGACAAAGTTTAGGCACTTTTTTTTATGCTGTGAGTATTGGAATTTTGGTTGGATATTTCTGGTATTTAAAAAAACCTGAATATGCAGCTTTAGGTATTTTAATTATGACCTGGGGTGATGGACTAGCAGCACTAATTGGGCAAAGATTTGGTAAGCACAAGTATTACCTCTTTGGCGCGAATAAAAGTTGGGAAGGTTCTTTAACCATGACAGTGGTCAGTTACTTAGTAAGTGTAATTATTTTGTTAGCAACACGGGGAAGTAGTTGGCAAATATGGTTAGTATCAGCGCTAGTATCTATCACTGCCACATTGTTAGAATCCGTTTCCTTTTTGGGGATTGATAATTTAACGGTTCCCATTGGTAGTGCTATTTTGGCCTATGGTTTGACCAGTCAATGA
- the ilvB gene encoding biosynthetic-type acetolactate synthase large subunit has protein sequence MRSPSQINSSQSEKRKSAPISHSWTQPIRATGGFALLDSLLRHGVEYIFGYPGGAILPIYDDLYKVEETGSIKHILVRHEQGASHAADGYARATGKVGVCFGTSGPGATNLVTGIATAYMDSIPMIIVTGQVPRPAIGTDAFQETDIYGITLPIVKHSYVVRDPKDMARIVAEAFHLASTGRPGPVLIDVPKDVALEKFDYTPVEPGSVKLPGYRPTVKGNPRQINAAIQLITESRKPLLYVGGGAIASGSHKEIKELAELFNIPVTTTLMGIGAFDEHHPLSLGMLGMHGTAYANFAVTDCDLLICVGARFDDRVTGKLDEFASHAKVIHIDIDPAEVGKNRVPEVPIVGDVKNVLEDLLRRCHNNHHNHHNRNQEWLNLIGRWKQDYPLIVPHYPDSISPQEVIVEIGKQAPNAIYTTDVGQHQMWAAQFLKNGPRRWISSAGLGTMGFGVPAAMGAKVAFPEEEVICISGDASFQMCLQELGTLAQYGINVKTVILNNGWQGMVRQWQEAFYGERYSCSNMEVGMPDIELLAQAYGIKGMVITKQEELSQKVAEMLEHKGPVVVNVHVTKDENCYPMVAPGKSNAQMFGLPKPGPTTVVESTYCNHCGTKNSSTHNFCSQCGSKL, from the coding sequence GTGCGATCGCCTTCTCAAATCAATTCCTCACAGTCTGAAAAACGCAAGTCTGCTCCTATCTCCCACTCCTGGACCCAACCCATAAGAGCAACCGGTGGTTTTGCTCTGTTGGATAGTCTACTCCGTCATGGAGTGGAGTATATTTTTGGTTATCCCGGAGGAGCTATACTTCCTATTTATGATGACCTGTATAAAGTAGAAGAAACAGGTAGTATTAAACACATTCTAGTTCGTCATGAACAAGGTGCTTCCCATGCTGCGGATGGTTATGCCCGTGCAACGGGCAAGGTGGGGGTATGTTTTGGTACTTCCGGACCGGGAGCTACCAACTTAGTAACAGGTATTGCCACCGCCTACATGGACTCCATACCCATGATAATTGTCACTGGACAAGTACCCAGACCCGCTATTGGTACTGATGCTTTCCAAGAGACAGATATTTATGGTATTACCTTGCCCATAGTCAAACACTCTTACGTGGTGCGGGATCCCAAGGACATGGCCAGAATTGTGGCTGAAGCCTTTCATCTAGCTAGTACGGGTAGACCTGGACCAGTTCTCATAGACGTTCCCAAGGATGTAGCCCTGGAAAAATTTGACTATACCCCAGTGGAACCAGGTTCGGTTAAATTACCGGGATATCGCCCCACAGTTAAGGGCAATCCTAGACAAATTAATGCCGCTATTCAACTAATCACAGAAAGTCGCAAACCACTCTTGTATGTCGGTGGAGGAGCGATCGCCTCTGGATCCCATAAAGAAATCAAAGAACTGGCGGAATTATTCAATATCCCAGTCACCACCACCCTGATGGGAATTGGTGCATTTGACGAACATCATCCCCTGTCCTTGGGAATGTTAGGTATGCACGGAACTGCATACGCTAATTTTGCCGTAACAGACTGTGACCTACTAATTTGTGTAGGGGCAAGATTTGATGATAGAGTAACAGGAAAACTAGATGAATTTGCTTCCCATGCGAAAGTAATTCACATTGATATTGACCCAGCGGAAGTGGGCAAAAACCGAGTTCCGGAAGTTCCCATAGTTGGGGATGTGAAAAACGTCTTAGAAGACCTATTGAGGCGATGTCATAACAATCATCACAATCACCATAATCGCAATCAGGAATGGCTAAACCTAATTGGTCGTTGGAAACAAGATTACCCTCTCATTGTTCCCCACTACCCTGATAGCATTTCCCCCCAAGAAGTAATAGTGGAAATTGGCAAACAAGCTCCCAACGCCATTTACACCACCGATGTGGGACAACATCAAATGTGGGCTGCCCAATTCCTCAAAAATGGACCAAGACGGTGGATTTCTAGTGCGGGTTTAGGCACCATGGGTTTTGGCGTACCCGCAGCTATGGGAGCCAAAGTAGCCTTTCCTGAAGAAGAGGTCATTTGTATTAGTGGTGATGCCAGTTTCCAAATGTGTTTACAAGAACTGGGAACCTTAGCACAATATGGCATAAATGTCAAGACCGTAATTTTAAATAACGGTTGGCAAGGAATGGTAAGACAATGGCAAGAGGCCTTCTATGGTGAGAGGTACTCCTGTTCTAATATGGAAGTAGGAATGCCTGATATTGAGCTTTTAGCGCAAGCTTATGGCATTAAGGGCATGGTGATTACTAAACAAGAAGAGTTATCACAAAAAGTAGCAGAAATGTTAGAGCATAAGGGTCCAGTAGTGGTTAACGTTCATGTCACTAAAGACGAAAACTGCTATCCCATGGTAGCACCTGGTAAGAGCAATGCCCAAATGTTCGGGTTACCCAAACCAGGACCAACCACAGTAGTAGAATCAACGTATTGTAACCATTGTGGGACCAAAAACTCTTCCACTCATAATTTTTGTTCCCAGTGTGGGTCTAAATTGTAA